One genomic window of Providencia hangzhouensis includes the following:
- a CDS encoding fimbrial protein, with translation MKKMILLFCLASSPVLAADQQININVHGYVAVMPCELETINHVIDLKKVNVWNIRDTQTSPWVDFSIKLKNCPMGTKEAIMEIKGTPDSTSADYFVNTGSAKNVALNLAHHANKTTIKNGEKITVPVNEQTRKVDIPLSARMAGYGSGMTSGSFNSHLDFTFVYH, from the coding sequence ATGAAGAAAATGATACTTTTATTCTGTCTTGCTTCCAGCCCCGTATTGGCAGCAGACCAACAAATTAATATCAATGTACATGGTTATGTCGCAGTTATGCCTTGTGAATTAGAAACCATCAATCATGTCATTGACCTGAAAAAAGTCAATGTTTGGAATATTCGGGATACACAAACTTCACCGTGGGTTGATTTCTCAATTAAATTGAAAAATTGCCCTATGGGCACCAAAGAAGCCATTATGGAGATTAAAGGCACGCCTGACTCGACCTCCGCTGATTATTTTGTCAATACGGGGAGCGCTAAAAACGTCGCATTAAACTTAGCCCACCATGCAAATAAAACCACGATAAAAAATGGTGAAAAAATTACGGTGCCGGTTAATGAACAAACCCGCAAAGTTGATATTCCACTATCAGCGAGAATGGCGGGTTATGGATCAGGCATGACAAGTGGTTCATTTAATAGCCATCTTGATTTTACATTTGTTTATCATTAA
- a CDS encoding fimbrial protein — protein MKKLIVNSVLAVGYLYAGHANAICVQNPALNNVITTVTPRTFNILYDDNSVRDLSIFEHRYVSGSPYAITTYPGTCGNIRWKYAYANSWKPNANYIASTNIPGIGVKIMHDRFYLNSGPEPFYAPYDNVHHSLRINTPMWTVTFIKTGRVTQSGALSSGAIGHALAYNPYPRTTFTLASLYFPTDQIKVNILQCSLKNNQSVYNIELGDWRDTQFTNIGDASDVIDVPITLTCNPGTNIKTTVTSSSGYIDQNTGKLALSGTDKATGVAIQLLDKNNTPIKLNTSNISQSNVPEGDYIFGWKARYIKTADKITPGSANATATVNIRYE, from the coding sequence ATGAAAAAATTAATAGTTAACTCCGTATTGGCTGTGGGATACTTGTATGCCGGGCATGCTAATGCAATCTGTGTACAAAATCCTGCATTAAATAATGTTATAACAACCGTGACTCCACGCACATTTAATATACTTTATGATGATAACAGTGTTCGCGACTTATCTATTTTTGAGCACAGATATGTAAGTGGAAGTCCTTACGCGATAACAACTTACCCTGGGACATGTGGAAATATACGCTGGAAATACGCTTATGCAAATAGTTGGAAACCTAATGCTAACTATATTGCCAGTACAAATATTCCTGGAATTGGCGTAAAAATAATGCACGACAGATTTTATCTTAATAGTGGGCCGGAACCATTTTATGCTCCTTATGATAATGTTCATCATTCTCTTCGAATTAATACCCCCATGTGGACAGTCACATTCATAAAAACTGGGCGGGTAACACAATCAGGAGCATTATCATCGGGTGCCATTGGCCATGCTCTCGCATATAACCCCTACCCAAGAACAACCTTTACCTTAGCGAGTTTATATTTTCCTACTGACCAAATTAAAGTCAACATTCTCCAATGTTCACTGAAAAATAACCAATCCGTTTATAATATTGAGCTGGGTGACTGGCGAGATACTCAGTTTACAAATATTGGAGATGCTAGTGATGTTATTGATGTTCCAATTACATTAACCTGCAATCCGGGAACAAATATTAAAACTACCGTTACCAGTTCCTCAGGCTATATTGATCAAAATACAGGGAAACTCGCTTTATCTGGTACAGATAAAGCAACTGGCGTAGCAATTCAACTCCTAGATAAAAACAATACCCCCATAAAGCTAAATACAAGTAACATTTCACAAAGTAATGTTCCTGAAGGCGACTATATTTTTGGCTGGAAAGCCCGTTATATTAAAACGGCAGATAAAATCACTCCCGGAAGTGCGAATGCAACAGCCACCGTTAATATTCGCTACGAATAG
- a CDS encoding fimbrial protein — protein MKKTILTLLTINILSQPLLVNAADTVTLNFKGNIKAATCNISGGNNIEIDLKRLPIDIFNGAQTGSDWKNFDIKLNNCSSFINQIKLTFSGTADTADTTSLYKNLGTAQNIAVQLQSGDGATQLGNLKTLQVPLNGQSDVAIPLRTRAFSMAGNVVAGSISANITATVTYL, from the coding sequence ATGAAAAAAACAATATTAACCCTATTGACTATCAATATTTTAAGTCAGCCATTATTAGTTAATGCGGCGGATACGGTAACATTAAATTTCAAAGGTAATATTAAAGCAGCGACCTGTAATATTTCTGGGGGAAACAATATTGAGATTGACTTAAAGCGTTTACCGATTGATATATTTAATGGCGCGCAGACAGGATCCGACTGGAAAAATTTTGATATTAAATTAAATAACTGCTCGTCATTTATCAATCAAATTAAACTGACATTTTCAGGCACCGCAGACACAGCTGATACGACTAGCTTATATAAAAATCTAGGTACCGCACAGAATATCGCTGTACAGCTACAAAGTGGTGATGGTGCCACACAGCTAGGTAACCTAAAAACATTACAAGTGCCCTTAAATGGGCAATCTGATGTCGCGATTCCACTGCGCACACGGGCTTTTAGCATGGCAGGTAATGTCGTGGCCGGCTCTATTTCAGCCAATATTACCGCCACCGTAACCTACTTATAA
- a CDS encoding fimbria/pilus outer membrane usher protein, producing the protein MRINKICFSLLIYLGYTVPLYAENAIDNNTAQGNIYFDPDFLELPNKDAVDLSQFENNQQLAGNYYVDIYVNTNLIGAKSLKFDKNTENKLVPCLTLDDLKSFDIKIADYPELQNSQTSCVNLAIIPDATSQFEFDSQRLYLSIPQIALAKNPRGYVDLADIDNGITALLLNYSYSGSKNTDRSGGEDTSSNYVNLRPGLNIGAWRLRNYTTWSNSTGQSNKWDTIYTYASRGINHIKSQLTLGDSVSPSEVFDSVPFRGAQLATDDDMYPESLRGYAPIVRGIARSNAQVTIRQNGYTIYQTDVAAGPFEITDLYPTGSSGDLHVTIKESNGSEQVQIVPFASLPVLQREGYLSYSTTAGEYRSYDSHVDKTKFGQFTLVYGLPYGITMFGGSQFSEKYQSYSIGAGQNLGRFGALSIDITQSHAKMRDDSKERGQSYRFRYNKNLNDIGTNIALAGYRYSTQGYYSLSEVFDTFRDTTYTPEIERRRNRGEITLSQNLGDTYGSISMGYINEDYWNSDRKTQSATLGYNNSWQGISYGLNYTYNKNTSSYSQSAGAKKYSDEDHLFTFSVNIPFSLFEDTAYINFASNHSSRDSSSSSVGVSASHLNNRLNWSMQQSLADQGQGSSGNANSTYKGRYGEISGGASYSKDSYNLYYGTNGSLVAHAGGLVLGQQLGETAALVEVPDAGNVPILNQAGVVTNNQGYALVPYVTAYRKNTIDIDTSALPDNTEMELTSQSVSPSRGALVKSSFTANVGYRAIMVLNFADGKPVPFGAQAIFNDNPQLNNLVGNDGEIYLSGLAESGHFIIQYNEKQQCQVNYNLAGISNYMGLYKTAAICR; encoded by the coding sequence ATGAGAATAAATAAAATATGCTTTAGCCTACTTATTTATTTAGGCTATACGGTACCTTTATACGCTGAAAATGCCATCGATAATAATACAGCACAAGGAAATATCTATTTTGACCCTGATTTCCTAGAGTTGCCTAATAAAGATGCTGTCGATTTAAGCCAATTTGAAAATAACCAACAATTGGCGGGTAACTATTACGTTGATATTTATGTCAATACCAACTTAATCGGGGCAAAAAGTTTAAAGTTTGATAAAAATACTGAGAATAAACTGGTTCCTTGCTTAACTTTGGATGATTTAAAAAGCTTCGATATTAAAATTGCAGATTATCCTGAGCTACAAAATAGCCAAACAAGCTGCGTCAATTTAGCAATCATTCCTGATGCAACAAGCCAGTTTGAATTTGATTCACAGCGGTTATACCTAAGTATTCCGCAAATCGCGCTGGCGAAAAACCCGAGGGGTTATGTTGACCTTGCCGATATCGATAACGGTATTACCGCCCTATTACTGAATTACAGCTATAGCGGTTCTAAAAATACCGATCGTAGCGGTGGAGAAGACACCTCCTCAAACTACGTCAATTTACGCCCCGGCTTAAATATTGGGGCATGGCGTCTGCGCAACTATACCACGTGGTCCAACAGTACAGGGCAGTCCAATAAATGGGATACTATTTATACTTACGCCTCCCGTGGGATCAACCACATAAAAAGCCAGCTAACCTTGGGAGACAGCGTTTCTCCGTCAGAGGTGTTTGACAGTGTACCGTTTCGTGGGGCGCAGCTCGCCACCGATGATGATATGTACCCTGAAAGTCTGCGCGGCTATGCGCCAATTGTGCGTGGGATAGCCCGCAGCAACGCACAGGTCACCATTCGCCAAAACGGTTACACCATCTACCAAACCGATGTGGCAGCAGGCCCCTTTGAAATCACTGACCTCTATCCAACCGGCAGCAGCGGTGACTTACATGTGACGATAAAAGAGTCGAACGGCAGCGAACAGGTGCAAATTGTACCCTTTGCCTCACTCCCCGTGCTGCAACGTGAGGGTTATTTATCTTATAGCACCACCGCAGGTGAATACCGTTCATATGATAGCCATGTAGATAAAACCAAATTTGGTCAGTTCACTTTGGTATACGGTTTACCCTATGGCATCACTATGTTCGGAGGAAGTCAGTTCAGTGAAAAATACCAATCTTATTCGATAGGTGCTGGGCAAAACTTGGGCCGCTTCGGGGCGCTGTCTATTGATATTACCCAATCTCACGCCAAAATGCGTGATGACAGCAAAGAACGTGGTCAGTCTTACCGCTTTAGATATAACAAAAACCTCAATGATATCGGCACCAATATTGCTTTGGCAGGTTACCGCTATTCGACCCAAGGGTATTACAGTTTATCCGAGGTGTTTGATACCTTCCGTGATACCACTTACACTCCTGAAATCGAACGCCGCCGTAATCGCGGTGAAATCACCCTCAGCCAAAACCTAGGGGATACTTACGGTTCTATTTCAATGGGTTATATTAATGAAGATTATTGGAATAGTGACCGCAAAACACAGTCAGCAACCCTTGGCTATAACAATAGCTGGCAAGGGATCAGTTACGGGCTGAATTACACCTATAACAAGAATACCAGCAGCTATTCGCAGAGTGCTGGGGCAAAAAAATACAGTGATGAAGACCATTTATTTACTTTTTCGGTCAATATTCCGTTCAGTTTGTTTGAAGATACCGCCTACATTAACTTTGCCAGTAACCACAGTAGCCGAGACTCCAGTTCGAGTAGCGTCGGTGTATCAGCATCTCACCTGAACAACCGTTTAAATTGGAGCATGCAACAAAGTTTAGCCGATCAGGGGCAAGGCAGTTCTGGTAATGCGAACTCCACCTATAAAGGCAGGTATGGTGAAATTTCTGGTGGTGCGAGCTATAGCAAAGATAGCTATAACCTGTACTACGGAACTAACGGCAGCCTTGTCGCCCACGCGGGTGGGTTAGTGTTAGGGCAACAATTAGGTGAGACCGCTGCGCTGGTAGAAGTGCCTGATGCAGGGAATGTTCCCATATTAAACCAAGCGGGCGTAGTAACCAATAACCAAGGTTATGCGTTAGTGCCGTACGTCACCGCTTACCGCAAAAATACCATCGACATTGATACCTCGGCGTTACCTGACAACACGGAAATGGAACTCACCAGCCAGTCAGTCTCCCCAAGCCGTGGTGCGCTAGTGAAATCCAGTTTCACCGCTAATGTCGGTTATCGCGCCATTATGGTATTGAATTTTGCAGATGGGAAGCCCGTGCCATTTGGCGCTCAGGCCATATTTAATGACAACCCACAGTTAAATAATTTAGTGGGTAATGATGGCGAAATTTATTTATCCGGTTTGGCAGAAAGTGGTCACTTTATTATTCAATATAACGAGAAACAGCAGTGTCAGGTTAATTACAACTTAGCCGGCATTTCAAATTATATGGGGTTATATAAAACCGCTGCCATATGCCGATAA